Proteins from a genomic interval of Sugiyamaella lignohabitans strain CBS 10342 chromosome C, complete sequence:
- the RAD27 gene encoding multifunctional nuclease RAD27 (5' to 3' exonuclease, 5' flap endonuclease; required for Okazaki fragment processing and maturation, for long-patch base-excision repair and large loop repair (LLR), ribonucleotide excision repair; member of the S. pombe RAD2/FEN1 family; relocalizes to the cytosol in response to hypoxia; GO_component: GO:0005829 - cytosol [Evidence IDA] [PMID 22932476]; GO_component: GO:0005739 - mitochondrion [Evidence IEA,IEA,IEA]; GO_component: GO:0005739 - mitochondrion [Evidence IDA] [PMID 19699691]; GO_component: GO:0005730 - nucleolus [Evidence IEA]; GO_component: GO:0005654 - nucleoplasm [Evidence IEA]; GO_component: GO:0005634 - nucleus [Evidence IEA,IEA]; GO_component: GO:0005634 - nucleus [Evidence IDA] [PMID 14562095]; GO_component: GO:0005634 - nucleus [Evidence IDA] [PMID 19699691]; GO_component: GO:0005634 - nucleus [Evidence IDA] [PMID 22932476]; GO_function: GO:0008409 - 5'-3' exonuclease activity [Evidence IEA]; GO_function: GO:0008409 - 5'-3' exonuclease activity [Evidence IDA] [PMID 9166764]; GO_function: GO:0017108 - 5'-flap endonuclease activity [Evidence IEA]; GO_function: GO:0017108 - 5'-flap endonuclease activity [Evidence IDA] [PMID 11825897]; GO_function: GO:0003677 - DNA binding [Evidence IEA,IEA]; GO_function: GO:0003824 - catalytic activity [Evidence IEA]; GO_function: GO:0004519 - endonuclease activity [Evidence IEA]; GO_function: GO:0004527 - exonuclease activity [Evidence IEA]; GO_function: GO:0016787 - hydrolase activity [Evidence IEA]; GO_function: GO:0016788 - hydrolase activity, acting on ester bonds [Evidence IEA]; GO_function: GO:0000287 - magnesium ion binding [Evidence IEA]; GO_function: GO:0046872 - metal ion binding [Evidence IEA]; GO_function: GO:0004518 - nuclease activity [Evidence IEA,IEA]; GO_process: GO:0000737 - DNA catabolic process, endonucleolytic [Evidence IEA]; GO_process: GO:0006281 - DNA repair [Evidence IEA,IEA]; GO_process: GO:0006260 - DNA replication [Evidence IEA]; GO_process: GO:0043137 - DNA replication, removal of RNA primer [Evidence IEA]; GO_process: GO:0043137 - DNA replication, removal of RNA primer [Evidence IDA] [PMID 16837458]; GO_process: GO:0006284 - base-excision repair [Evidence IEA]; GO_process: GO:0006286 - base-excision repair, base-free sugar-phosphate removal [Evidence IGI,IMP] [PMID 9927726]; GO_process: GO:0006974 - cellular response to DNA damage stimulus [Evidence IEA]; GO_process: GO:0006303 - double-strand break repair via nonhomologous end joining [Evidence IDA] [PMID 15342630]; GO_process: GO:0000734 - gene conversion at mating-type locus, DNA repair synthesis [Evidence IMP] [PMID 10025407]; GO_process: GO:0035753 - maintenance of DNA trinucleotide repeats [Evidence IGI,IMP] [PMID 16079237]; GO_process: GO:0090305 - nucleic acid phosphodiester bond hydrolysis [Evidence IEA,IEA,IEA]; GO_process: GO:0001302 - replicative cell aging [Evidence IMP] [PMID 12024027]), producing MSLYQFLIAVRQQDGQQLTNEDGETTSHLIGIFYRTLKIVENGIKPVYVFDGKPPEMKGSELAKRLVRREEAEKQAAELKETGTAEDVSRFERRTVRVSKEQNEEAQKLLKLMGIPFVLAPGEAEAQCAALAAADKVFASASEDMDTLTFGTPFLLRHLTASDQKKMPIAEVNLKKAMEGLEMSKDEFIDLCILLGCDYCDPIRGVGPTTALKLIQEHRSIEKIKAALASKESSKVQIPDDWPYEEVRKLFHSPDVMPPSEIDLKWGVPDVEGLVDFLVKEKGFSEDRVRNAAAKLTKGAKSTPQGRLTDFFKPKPVDPAKAAEMAKRKKAAAAADNKVKKKARK from the coding sequence ATGTCACTATATCAATTTCTAATCGCAGTTCGTCAACAAGATGGACAGCAACTGACAAATGAAGATGGAGAAACGACCAGTCATCTGATTGGTATCTTTTATCGAACACTAAAGATTGTTGAGAACGGAATCAAGCCAGTATATGTATTTGATGGTAAACCGCCAGAAATGAAAGGCAGTGAACTTGCAAAGAGATTAGTACGCCgtgaagaagcagaaaaacAGGCTGCGGAGCTCAAAGAAACAGGTACTGCGGAAGATGTGTCAAGATTTGAACGAAGAACTGTACGAGTCAGTAAAGAGCAGAATGAAGAAGCCCAGAAGTTATTGAAACTGATGGGCATTCCATTTGTACTTGCCCCAGGAGAGGCAGAGGCTCAATGTGCAGCCctagctgctgctgataaagtTTTCGCATCTGCCTCCGAAGATATGGATACTTTGACATTTGGCACACCCTTTCTTCTCCGACATCTGACAGCTTCGgatcagaagaagatgccaaTCGCCGAAGTAAACCTCAAAAAGGCTATGGAAGGACTCGAGATGTCAAAGGACGAGTTTATTGATTTATGTATATTACTTGGATGTGATTACTGCGATCCCATCCGTGGCGTGGGCCCTACTACTGCACTAAAACTAATCCAAGAACACCGATCGATTGAGAAGATTAAAGCTGCACTTGCTAGCAAAGAAAGCAGCAAAGTCCAGATCCCTGATGACTGGCCGTACGAAGAAGTACGCAAATTATTTCACAGTCCAGATGTTATGCCACCGTCCGAGATTGATCTAAAATGGGGAGTTCCTGATGTGGAGGGCCTCGTTGATTTTCTCGTCAAAGAGAAGGGCTTCTCAGAAGACCGTGTTCGAAATGCTGCCGCAAAGCTCACCAAAGGTGCCAAATCTACGCCACAGGGCCGTCTAACAGACTTTTTCAAGCCCAAACCAGTTGACCCTGCCAAGGCTGCCGAAATGGCCAAGCGTAAAaaggcagcagctgctgctgataataaGGTCAAAAAGAAAGCTAGAAAATAG
- the APN1 gene encoding DNA-(apurinic or apyrimidinic site) lyase APN1 (Major apurinic/apyrimidinic endonuclease; 3'-repair diesterase; involved in repair of DNA damage by oxidation and alkylating agents; also functions as a 3'-5' exonuclease to repair 7,8-dihydro-8-oxodeoxyguanosine; genetically interacts with NTG1 to maintain mitochondrial genome integrity; GO_component: GO:0005622 - intracellular [Evidence IEA]; GO_component: GO:0005739 - mitochondrion [Evidence IDA] [PMID 11238901]; GO_component: GO:0005634 - nucleus [Evidence IEA,IEA]; GO_component: GO:0005634 - nucleus [Evidence IDA] [PMID 7690756]; GO_function: GO:0017005 - 3'-tyrosyl-DNA phosphodiesterase activity [Evidence IDA] [PMID 12397185]; GO_function: GO:0003677 - DNA binding [Evidence IEA]; GO_function: GO:0003906 - DNA-(apurinic or apyrimidinic site) lyase activity [Evidence IEA]; GO_function: GO:0003906 - DNA-(apurinic or apyrimidinic site) lyase activity [Evidence IDA] [PMID 12767225]; GO_function: GO:0003906 - DNA-(apurinic or apyrimidinic site) lyase activity [Evidence IMP,ISS] [PMID 1693433]; GO_function: GO:0008311 - double-stranded DNA 3'-5' exodeoxyribonuclease activity [Evidence IDA] [PMID 16024777]; GO_function: GO:0004519 - endonuclease activity [Evidence IEA]; GO_function: GO:0016829 - lyase activity [Evidence IEA]; GO_function: GO:0046872 - metal ion binding [Evidence IEA]; GO_function: GO:0008081 - phosphoric diester hydrolase activity [Evidence IDA] [PMID 3056935]; GO_function: GO:0008270 - zinc ion binding [Evidence IEA]; GO_process: GO:0000737 - DNA catabolic process, endonucleolytic [Evidence IEA]; GO_process: GO:0006281 - DNA repair [Evidence IEA,IEA]; GO_process: GO:0006284 - base-excision repair [Evidence IDA] [PMID 9295360]; GO_process: GO:0006974 - cellular response to DNA damage stimulus [Evidence IEA]; GO_process: GO:0090305 - nucleic acid phosphodiester bond hydrolysis [Evidence IEA]), translating into MHPGSTLGSDKPSAIKQIGDSINEMHGKTEFVKIVLENMTGQDRIVGSNIADLRDIITYVKNKERVGVCIDTCHSFCAGYDLRTENTFNKFWDLFDKTVGYKYLSGIHLNDSKFPFDSKRDVHYNIGLGFLGLEAFRLIMNKEELQNIPLILETPIEHEDGKTPDDDPRADEIALLRWLVGKEKDDKEVLDKSIQLQKLGAKVREKNLLVVDKKKPISSKKPVKNDGTITFAKAKKVKTEVQERNLENQETALESELELKDEQATIVKAEAKDGPDPEVDQTDVAAIGAASVPELSVDDNKLTSRKRATRVSTSTRKTKVRKPSA; encoded by the coding sequence ATGCATCCTGGTTCAACTTTGGGATCGGATAAGCCATCGGCAATAAAGCAAATTGGCGACTCTATTAACGAAATGCATGGGAAGACTGAGTTTGTAAAAATAGTCCTAGAGAACATGACTGGCCAAGACAGGATTGTCGGATCTAATATTGCGGACCTGAGAGATATAATTACCTACGTTAAGAACAAAGAGCGAGTTGGCGTTTGCATAGATACTTGCCACAGCTTCTGTGCTGGCTATGACTTGCGCACTGAAAATACATTCAATAAATTCTGGGATTTATTCGACAAAACTGTTGGTTATAAGTATTTGAGCGGGATCCATCTAAATGATTCCAAATTTCCCTTTGATAGCAAACGAGATGTTCATTATAACATTGGGTTGGGATTCTTAGGATTAGAGGCGTTTAGGCTGATAATGAACAAGGAAGAACTGCAAAACATACCGCTAATTTTGGAAACTCCAATCGAGCATGAAGATGGCAAAACTCCGGATGATGATCCTCGAGCAGATGAGATTGCTTTGCTTCGATGGCTAGTAGGTAAGGAAAAGGACGACAAGGAAGTCTTGGATAAATCCATACAACTACAGAAGTTGGGTGCAAAGGTTAGAGAGAAGAACTTATTGGTCGTtgataaaaagaaacccATTTCCTCTAAAAAGCCTGTAAAAAATGACGGTACAATTACATTTGCAAAAGCTAAAAAGGTCAAAACTGAAGTGCAAGAAAGAAACCTCGAAAACCAAGAAACAGCATTGGAATCCGAACTGGAACTAAAAGATGAACAAGCTACCATTGTCAAGGCAGAGGCTAAAGATGGTCCAGATCCTGAAGTTGATCAAACGGATGTTGCAGCTATAGGTGCAGCATCGGTTCCCGAGCTGTCGGTTGATGATAATAAGCTAACCTCGCGGAAACGGGCTACTCGCGTCTCTACGAGTACTAGGAAAACTAAAGTACGCAAGCCATCGGCATAA
- a CDS encoding arrestin (or S-antigen), N-terminal domain protein: MTYLHRPQAPPYIETDQTVLADDDNSFDASHNLPEYTSTTTCEITTNPQRSIYDEVLRVSIDTEVVASRRNIFDVGDVLTGSVTVAPIKNMEFYLLLVDLVGTEMSIRGKGYAETRYTRVFSLARYTLSQRTFSGVMEQGSKYKFTYSMIIPDKIPHERCVCGNNQHSQVPPSIGRPFELTTPCGGEHLVSEQFGRILYQVRAKLVKPETLWKSSAPEFWSEGRKYLVIRPSYPPPMLEQLCDVNGKPLRLPVYMSSKSLKKGLVRKTDIGKIELRTSEALDVYLGVPHTNVLNLEVLYTPSPNLSGVFPPPVEIENVSYQVDSLAFSSTQSMVTYPSHESVIMKTDPCTILSKHTLLRQKLTISKPAWTVSTPKDPSEPRSYLTKLTLPFTFPVYHSRVVDTYFSCLTSRQYELIVSVGFGHSIGSHRLTVPVLVSSAKDVTLSVAPSFSSIDTTSNLSTYTDLSIPSYQETFDTVDSS, translated from the coding sequence ATGACGTATCTACATCGACCACAAGCCCCCCCTTACATAGAAACAGACCAAACGGTCCTAGCAGATGATGACAATAGCTTCGACGCCTCTCATAACCTTCCTGAATATACATCTACGACCACATGTGAGATTACAACCAATCCTCAAAGATCCATTTACGATGAGGTGTTACGTGTTTCAATTGACACCGAAGTCGTAGCATCGAGGCGAAACATTTTCGATGTTGGCGACGTGTTGACTGGGTCAGTTACTGTTGCCCCTATCAAAAACATGGAGTTCTATCTTCTTTTGGTGGACTTGGTAGGTACAGAAATGTCAATCCGTGGTAAAGGATATGCAGAAACTCGGTATACCCGTGTTTTTTCTTTAGCCCGATATACTTTGTCTCAGCGGACATTCTCTGGAGTCATGGAACAGGGGTCAAAATACAAATTCACATATTCTATGATTATTCCTGACAAAATACCTCACGAGCGTTGTGTCTGTGGTAATAACCAACATAGCCAAGTACCCCCTTCAATTGGTCGTCCTTTCGAGCTTACCACACCATGTGGTGGCGAGCATCTTGTCTCTGAGCAATTCGGCAGAATCTTATACCAAGTACGTGCTAAATTAGTCAAGCCTGAAACCCTCTGGAAAAGCTCCGCTCCAGAATTTTGGTCTGAAGGCCGTAAGTATCTTGTGATCAGACCCAGCTACCCACCTCCCATGCTTGAGCAATTATGCGACGTTAATGGTAAACCGCTGCGCCTGCCTGTATATATGTCCTCCAAGTCTTTAAAGAAAGGTCTCGTTCGAAAAACAGATATCGGTAAGATTGAACTCCGAACATCAGAAGCTCTCGACGTATATCTAGGCGTCCCCCATACAAACGTCCTGAATCTGGAGGTGTTATACACACCTTCGCCAAATCTTTCAGGGGTTTTTCCGCCGCCTGTTGAGATTGAGAATGTCTCATATCAAGTGGATTCTCTGGCATTCTCTTCTACTCAGTCTATGGTCACGTACCCGTCCCATGAAAGTGTAATAATGAAGACCGACCCGTGCACAATTCTGTCGAAACATACTCTCCTTCGTCAGAAGCTTACAATTTCCAAGCCAGCTTGGACTGTCAGTACCCCAAAAGACCCCTCTGAACCAAGGAGTTACTTGACAAAACTAACGTTGCCGTTTACGTTTCCTGTTTACCACAGCAGGGTGGTTGACACATATTTTTCTTGCTTGACCTCACGCCAATACGAGTTAATAGTTTCCGTTGGCTTTGGTCACTCAATAGGTAGTCATCGTCTTACTGTTCCTGTACTGGTTTCCAGTGCCAAGGATGTGACTCTTTCTGTTGCTCCTTctttcagcagcatcgacaCCACGTCTAATTTATCTACATACACCGATCTTTCAATTCCGTCTTACCAGGAAACTTTCGACACGGTAGACAgctcttga
- the YPR1 gene encoding trifunctional aldehyde reductase/carbonyl reductase (NADPH)/glucose 1-dehydrogenase (NADP(+)) YPR1 (NADPH-dependent aldo-keto reductase; reduces multiple substrates including 2-methylbutyraldehyde and D,L-glyceraldehyde, expression is induced by osmotic and oxidative stress; functionally redundant with other aldo-keto reductases; protein abundance increases in response to DNA replication stress; YPR1 has a paralog, GCY1, that arose from the whole genome duplication; GO_component: GO:0005737 - cytoplasm [Evidence IEA,IEA]; GO_component: GO:0005737 - cytoplasm [Evidence IDA] [PMID 14562095]; GO_component: GO:0005634 - nucleus [Evidence IDA] [PMID 14562095]; GO_function: GO:0004032 - alditol:NADP+ 1-oxidoreductase activity [Evidence IDA,ISS] [PMID 11306085]; GO_function: GO:0004090 - carbonyl reductase (NADPH) activity [Evidence IDA] [PMID 19016485]; GO_function: GO:0016491 - oxidoreductase activity [Evidence IEA,IEA]; GO_process: GO:0042843 - D-xylose catabolic process [Evidence IDA] [PMID 12271459]; GO_process: GO:0019568 - arabinose catabolic process [Evidence IDA,IMP] [PMID 12271459]; GO_process: GO:0034599 - cellular response to oxidative stress [Evidence IGI] [PMID 17919749]; GO_process: GO:0055114 - oxidation-reduction process [Evidence IEA,IEA]), with amino-acid sequence MAPTLNKQTVTLNDGSKLPVVGYGTYAVTDETNGYDALLEALKKGYRHIDTAFIYNNEEVVGKAVKDSGIPRDEIFIVTKIWNNDHQDPAHALERSLRLMELDYVDLLLIHWPVPQKAEGGETVVDKEWSHVKTWQLLQELPREKVRSIGVSNYDTVLLEELLNAPSTKVLPSVNQVELHPYLPQDKLRDYCQKKKIVLEAYCPLGSGAKLLENPLLKELAEKYEATPAQIALSWGISRGYVVLTKSSTPSRIESNIQTVELSPEDITKITNLSKTHPHRIVVPTWAKGVTFHDDDF; translated from the coding sequence ATGGCTCCTACTCTCAACAAGCAAACAGTTACTCTAAACGATGGAAGTAAGCTTCCAGTTGTCGGCTATGGCACCTATGCTGTCACTGACGAGACCAATGGTTACGATGCTTTGTTGGAGGCCTTGAAGAAAGGATACAGACACATTGACACGGCCTTTATTTACAACAACGAAGAAGTCGTTGGAAAGGCTGTCAAAGACAGTGGAATTCCTAGAGATGAAATCTTTATTGTTACCAAGATTTGGAACAATGACCACCAGGACCCCGCTCATGCCCTTGAGAGAAGTCTTAGATTAATGGAACTGGACTATGTTGACTTGCTATTGATCCACTGGCCTGTTCCTCAAAAGGCAGAAGGTGGTGAGACTGTTGTAGACAAAGAATGGAGTCACGTTAAAACTTGGCAATTGTTACAAGAACTCCCTCGGGAAAAGGTGAGATCAATTGGTGTTTCTAACTATGACACTGTACTTCTTGAAGAGCTACTCAACGCTCCCAGCACCAAGGTTCTTCCCTCAGTTAACCAGGTTGAATTACATCCTTATCTTCCGCAAGATAAACTTCGCGACTATtgccaaaaaaagaaaattgttCTTGAAGCCTATTGCCCATTGGGTTCAGGAGCTAAGTTACTAGAAAATCCTCTTCTCAAAGAATTGGCTGAAAAGTATGAAGCCACTCCCGCTCAAATTGCGTTGTCCTGGGGTATTTCTCGCGGATACGTAGTATTGACCAAAAGCTCTACTCCTTCAAGAATAGAGTCCAATATTCAGACCGTCGAGCTCTCTCCTGAGGACATCACTAAGATTACTAATCTTTCTAAAACCCATCCTCATCGTATCGTAGTTCCTACTTGGGCCAAGGGTGTCACTTTTCACGATGATGACTTTTAA
- the RFA1 gene encoding replication factor A subunit protein RFA1, giving the protein MTELTVCFAEFGRTSNPSEVVPKFPQLKLQVLKVKLIQGAEPSQNRMRLTVSDGVHYSQAIVNLNEEKGGAQSDISVGSVIEVKSYDSHRLQTGKIVFVLYEWDVVGVESPIGHPTSLEANTEAKANDSMSPAPAPVAPVVAPPAPAPVTKPKAKPAAAPGNFTAIIPIDILSPYHNKWTIRARVSNKSDIRTFTNARGEGKLFNVTLVDESGEIRATGFSQQVDAFYDLLQEGKVYYISKCRVQVAKKQFSNVQNDFELVFDRDSQIELCTDEVDVPKIKFDFTSIKDLGTADINGTVDFIGVLKSINPAEQITSKNTGRPYDKRDVVLVDEGDYSIRATFWGKSAVDFSTPLESVIAIKGAKISDFNGRNISILNSSTVSVDPDVPEAHALKGWYSTNGRDKTFEQLPGPSGATSTGNSDDKNRTTIEKVISDQLGMTDQTDYFTIKGTISYIRNENMWYPSCTNADCNKKVIQDTTDEWRCEKCNITIAEPNYRYIISMIVSDSTGQIWVSSFDDIGNIVIGMSAKELYQLQEQDLNGFTEVITKALYKEYVLRCRARKDNYNDQVSVRYSAVRCTPVDYAHETQLLLQQLGI; this is encoded by the coding sequence ATGACAGAGTTAACGGTCTGTTTTGCCGAGTTTGGGCGCACTAGCAACCCCAGCGAAGTGGTGCCCAAGTTCCCTCAGCTGAAGTTGCAAGTACTAAAAGTCAAACTGATTCAAGGCGCTGAACCAAGCCAAAACAGAATGCGTCTTACAGTCTCAGATGGAGTTCACTATTCACAAGCGATTGTCAACCTAAATGAAGAGAAGGGTGGTGCACAGTCGGATATTTCTGTTGGTAGTGTCATTGAGGTTAAAAGCTACGATTCTCACAGATTGCAAACTGGTAAGATCGTGTTTGTTCTGTATGAGTGGGATGTTGTTGGTGTGGAGAGTCCCATTGGACACCCTACTAGTCTTGAAGCCAATACTGAGGCAAAGGCTAATGATTCCATGtctccagctcctgctccggTAGCTCCTGTTGTAGCGCCACCGGCCCCTGCACCAGTTACTAAGCCCAAGGCGaaaccagctgctgcccctGGAAATTTCACAGCTATTATTCctattgatattctttCACCCTATCATAACAAGTGGACTATTCGTGCTCGAGTTAGTAATAAATCAGATATTCGTACGTTTACCAACGCACGAGGTGAAGGTAAACTATTCAATGTGACATTAGTGGACGAATCAGGTGAGATCCGTGCTACAGGATTCTCTCAACAAGTTGACGCGTTCTACGATCTGCTGCAAGAAGGCAAGGTTTACTATATTTCGAAGTGCCGTGTCCAGGTTGCTAAAAAACAGTTTTCTAATGTTCAAAACGATTTCGAGCTTGTCTTTGATAGAGACTCTCAAATTGAACTGTGTACTGATGAAGTTGATGTTCCTAAGATAAAGTTCGATTTTACCAGTATCAAAGATCTTGgtactgctgatatcaatgGTACCGTTGATTTCATCGGTGTgttgaaatcaatcaatccTGCCGAGCAAATTACCTCTAAAAACACTGGCAGACCATATGACAAGAGAGACGTGGTTTTGGTTGACGAAGGAGATTATTCCATTCGGGCAACTTTCTGGGGAAAATCTGCCGTCGATTTTTCTACCCCTCTCGAGAGCGTCATTGCAATCAAGGGTGCCAAAATATCCGATTTTAATGGCAGAAATATTTCCATTCTCAACTCGTCAACTGTTTCAGTGGATCCTGATGTGCCTGAAGCGCACGCATTGAAAGGTTGGTATAGCACAAATGGCCGTGACAAGACTTTTGAACAGCTACCCGGTCCGTCAGGAGCCACCTCTACTGGTAACAGCGACGATAAAAATAGAACTACGATTGAGAAAGTAATTTCTGATCAGCTAGGAATGACTGATCAGACCGACTATTTCACCATTAAGGGAACCATATCATACATTCGTAATGAAAATATGTGGTATCCTTCATGTACTAATGCTGACTGTAACAAAAAGGTCATCCAAGACACCACCGACGAATGGAGATGTGAAAAATGCAACATAACTATTGCCGAACCCAACTACCGCTACATCATTAGTATGATTGTTAGTGACAGTACTGGCCAAATTTGGGTATCAAGTTTTGACGATATTGGTAACATCGTCATAGGAATGTCAGCAAAGGAGCTCtatcaacttcaagaacaagatctCAATGGTTTCACTGAAGTAATTACAAAAGCTCTCTATAAAGAATACGTGCTACGCTGCCGCGCCCGCAAAGATAATTATAATGACCAGGTCTCGGTCAGATACTCTGCTGTCCGTTGTACCCCTGTTGATTACGCTCATGAAACTCAGCTTCTCCTTCAACAGCTTGGTATTTAG